A genomic region of Candidatus Binatia bacterium contains the following coding sequences:
- a CDS encoding trypsin-like serine protease yields MQIRKTTTRWRNLLLLAIGWLGMGALSAAAEPIQARIVNGLNTSDFPATGALLVGGDADTASSWCSGTLIGCNTFLTAAHCVEGNSNPAGYQVYFQHAGTFSVTSINSHPSYVFPKADVAVLSLGETVTGIEPIPLNDINPNNHIGTAGLIAGFGRSGGNSDDYGVKRWGTVQTIDCADIGRNRNQLVCWQYENPVGAPGDDSNTCNGDSGGPLFMDLGAGTTVVGITSGGNNFSCLATDSSYDANVYNYRTFIRQHLGADPISNCSALPVVGDNEVAVTGFEGQLGGGNTVANHVLTTTIPADQLRISLNSADDGLFNADLYVRQGAAATTSINDCARDGSGPHGTCIFDNTAADDWHILVRRTSGSGEYQITATEFADTDTVCGNNIREWGEDCDGTDADSCSGLCQVDCTCPAPVCGNNVVETGEVCDGTSDAACPGECSGCGCQSDPCTGSGIATNARLTLSRIDRPDGDQSLTFTGDLVFPGGGNSISLDPIATGAQIIVQDIGNAHARILDLSHDTTPIPPGPTGIGCHPNDGWTVNKQGTTFTYRNKTGDFDGGPCMSGKPERLTVKFIDKRAKTGKIRFTVKAKKSALGGNLVGPFRGTIALGEMASDMQSTCGDYEFAPGDCTDNIKGTTKKCR; encoded by the coding sequence TTGCAAATCCGAAAGACAACGACCCGATGGCGCAACCTACTCCTGCTGGCCATCGGCTGGCTCGGCATGGGAGCCCTCTCAGCCGCGGCCGAGCCCATCCAGGCGCGCATCGTCAACGGCCTCAATACCAGCGACTTTCCGGCAACCGGAGCTCTTCTGGTCGGAGGCGATGCCGATACGGCGTCGAGCTGGTGCAGCGGCACGCTGATCGGCTGCAACACCTTTCTGACCGCAGCCCATTGCGTCGAAGGCAACAGTAATCCAGCTGGATATCAGGTGTACTTTCAGCACGCCGGCACCTTCTCGGTCACGAGCATCAACTCACACCCCTCCTACGTGTTTCCGAAGGCAGACGTCGCGGTGCTCTCGCTCGGGGAGACGGTCACCGGGATCGAGCCGATTCCTCTCAATGACATCAATCCCAACAACCATATCGGGACCGCCGGGCTGATTGCGGGCTTCGGGCGCAGCGGTGGCAACAGCGACGACTACGGAGTCAAACGTTGGGGCACCGTCCAGACGATTGACTGCGCCGATATCGGCCGGAACCGAAACCAGCTGGTGTGCTGGCAGTATGAGAATCCGGTTGGCGCACCCGGCGACGATTCCAATACCTGCAACGGAGACTCGGGCGGACCCCTGTTCATGGATCTGGGTGCCGGCACGACCGTCGTCGGCATTACCTCGGGCGGCAACAACTTCAGCTGCCTTGCTACGGATTCCAGCTATGACGCCAATGTCTACAACTACCGCACGTTCATCCGGCAACATCTGGGGGCCGACCCCATAAGCAACTGCAGTGCGCTGCCTGTGGTGGGCGACAATGAGGTCGCCGTGACCGGATTCGAGGGGCAGCTCGGCGGCGGCAACACCGTGGCCAACCATGTCCTGACCACGACCATCCCCGCCGATCAATTGCGCATCTCGCTCAACAGTGCTGATGACGGCCTATTCAACGCCGACCTCTATGTCCGCCAAGGGGCGGCCGCCACGACGAGCATCAACGATTGCGCGCGCGACGGGAGCGGCCCGCACGGCACCTGCATTTTCGATAATACCGCGGCCGACGATTGGCATATTCTGGTCCGGCGCACCTCGGGTTCAGGCGAGTACCAGATTACCGCCACGGAATTCGCCGACACCGACACGGTCTGCGGCAACAATATCCGCGAATGGGGCGAAGACTGCGATGGCACGGACGCCGATAGCTGCTCGGGCCTCTGCCAGGTCGATTGTACGTGTCCGGCGCCCGTCTGTGGCAACAATGTGGTCGAGACAGGCGAGGTCTGCGATGGCACCAGCGATGCCGCCTGCCCCGGTGAATGCAGCGGCTGCGGTTGTCAAAGCGACCCTTGCACTGGATCCGGCATTGCCACCAACGCGCGCCTGACGCTGAGCCGAATCGACCGCCCGGATGGGGACCAGAGCCTGACCTTCACGGGCGATCTGGTATTCCCCGGAGGCGGCAACTCAATCAGCCTGGACCCGATCGCCACCGGCGCGCAAATCATTGTTCAGGACATCGGCAACGCCCATGCGCGGATCCTCGACCTGAGCCATGACACGACGCCGATCCCGCCGGGGCCGACCGGCATCGGCTGTCACCCCAATGACGGTTGGACGGTCAACAAACAAGGCACCACGTTTACCTACCGGAACAAGACCGGCGACTTTGATGGCGGACCCTGCATGTCGGGCAAGCCCGAGAGGCTGACGGTGAAATTCATCGACAAACGCGCCAAGACCGGAAAGATCCGCTTCACCGTCAAGGCCAAGAAATCTGCTCTGGGCGGAAATCTGGTCGGACCGTTTCGGGGCACGATTGCTCTGGGCGAGATGGCCAGCGATATGCAAAGCACCTGTGGCGACTATGAGTTCGCACCGGGCGATTGCACCGACAATATCAAGGGCACGACCAAGAAGTGCCGCTAA
- a CDS encoding DsbA family protein, producing the protein MPAPLEIIAYSDFLCPWCFNFSVRMRRLEREFGDQIDIHWRTYLLRPEPRSGRDSERFREYTRGWQRPAAEEDAGQFRTWTGDAPPPSHSIPAHIAAKAAETISSAGAKTLHDNLLSAYFSQSRDISSHEVLSDLWAHAGLPAETFPELNNPALIEAIQSEHAEALALGLTGVPAARLAKNPAFVTGALPYAMYRRWVERHLP; encoded by the coding sequence ATGCCGGCACCGCTCGAGATCATTGCCTACTCCGACTTTCTCTGCCCCTGGTGCTTTAACTTCAGCGTGCGTATGCGGCGGCTGGAGCGCGAGTTTGGCGACCAGATCGACATTCATTGGCGCACCTACCTGCTGCGGCCCGAACCTCGATCCGGGCGAGACTCCGAGCGCTTTCGAGAATATACCCGCGGATGGCAACGGCCTGCGGCTGAAGAAGACGCCGGGCAATTCCGGACTTGGACCGGTGATGCTCCCCCCCCCTCGCACAGTATCCCCGCACATATCGCCGCCAAGGCTGCCGAGACGATCTCCTCGGCGGGTGCAAAAACGCTTCACGACAACCTTCTCTCTGCCTACTTTTCTCAAAGCCGGGACATCAGCAGCCACGAGGTTCTATCCGATTTATGGGCGCATGCAGGACTTCCAGCAGAAACCTTTCCGGAACTGAACAACCCGGCCTTGATCGAGGCCATCCAAAGCGAACATGCCGAAGCTCTGGCGCTTGGGTTGACCGGCGTACCCGCAGCGCGCCTCGCCAAAAACCCGGCTTTCGTGACCGGCGCATTACCCTACGCGATGTACCGCCGCTGGGTGGAAAGACACCTCCCCTAG
- a CDS encoding lipid-transfer protein, translating to MGRKAYVVGVGMTKFEKPFSKEWDYPDMAKEAGENALADAGIRYDQIEQVAVGYCFGDSTTGQRAVYGLGLTGVPIYNVNNNCSTGSTALLMAKQFIEGGIADCALALGFEKMEKGSLGTKYTDRTNPMDKQFGLMVELRGFESGPPAAQIFGNAGREHMEKYGTKPEHFAKIGWKNHKHSVNNPYSQFQDEYSLADIEAAPMVHDPLTKLMCCPTSDGSGAAIVASEDFVEKNGLWDKAVEIIGMAMTTDFPSTFDEKSCIKLIGYDMTAKAAQQVYEQSGFGPEDVDVVELHDCFAANELITYEGLGLCAEGKAGEAIDEGRFTYGGKTIVNPSGGLISKGHPLGATGLAQCAELNWQLRGQADARQVDGATVALQHNLGLGGAAVVAMYKKAR from the coding sequence ATGGGACGAAAAGCATATGTTGTCGGCGTCGGTATGACGAAGTTCGAGAAGCCCTTCAGCAAGGAATGGGACTATCCGGATATGGCAAAGGAAGCTGGTGAAAATGCACTGGCAGATGCCGGAATCCGGTACGATCAAATCGAGCAGGTCGCTGTCGGGTATTGCTTCGGAGACTCGACCACCGGGCAACGCGCGGTCTATGGCCTCGGACTTACGGGCGTGCCGATCTACAACGTGAACAACAACTGCTCGACCGGATCGACGGCCCTGCTGATGGCCAAGCAATTTATCGAGGGCGGTATCGCAGATTGCGCCCTCGCTCTCGGTTTCGAGAAAATGGAGAAAGGTTCACTCGGGACCAAATACACCGACCGCACCAACCCGATGGACAAGCAATTCGGGCTGATGGTCGAGCTCCGCGGATTCGAGTCCGGCCCCCCTGCGGCCCAGATCTTCGGGAACGCAGGTCGTGAGCATATGGAAAAGTACGGCACCAAGCCGGAGCACTTTGCCAAAATCGGCTGGAAAAACCACAAGCACTCGGTCAACAACCCCTACTCGCAGTTTCAGGACGAGTATTCGTTGGCGGATATCGAGGCGGCGCCGATGGTGCACGATCCTCTTACCAAGTTGATGTGTTGTCCGACCTCGGATGGTTCCGGGGCTGCGATTGTGGCCAGCGAAGACTTCGTCGAGAAGAACGGATTGTGGGACAAGGCTGTGGAAATTATCGGCATGGCGATGACCACAGATTTCCCGAGCACATTCGATGAGAAAAGCTGCATCAAGTTGATTGGCTACGATATGACCGCAAAGGCCGCCCAGCAGGTATACGAGCAATCGGGGTTTGGTCCCGAAGACGTCGATGTGGTCGAGTTGCATGATTGCTTTGCCGCAAATGAGTTGATCACCTACGAAGGTCTCGGTCTTTGTGCCGAGGGTAAAGCCGGTGAGGCGATCGACGAGGGGCGGTTTACCTATGGCGGCAAAACCATCGTGAACCCCTCTGGCGGCCTGATCTCCAAAGGCCACCCTCTGGGAGCGACCGGTCTGGCGCAATGTGCCGAGTTGAATTGGCAATTGCGCGGGCAAGCCGATGCGCGCCAAGTGGATGGGGCGACGGTCGCTTTGCAGCATAATCTCGGTTTGGGTGGTGCTGCGGTCGTGGCGATGTACAAGAAGGCGAGATGA
- a CDS encoding DUF3604 domain-containing protein — protein sequence MIYRRSIWVLIALLLSAPPARAETVAVLAPPLALPAGLNPEGRVACADRTPLRKALFGDLHVHSTLSLDAATQGTRNRPRDAYRFARGERLGIQPYDGDVAMREVQLERPLDFAAVTDHAELFGELHICRTPEAEGYDATACKIYRRWPRLAFFLINGSMTDGSSFAFCGENAAICLKAAKGPWEETITAAEEAYDRSSACNFTSLVAYEWTAAPETNNLHRNIIFRNGKVPELPISSRDARKVCDLWAALDEQCNIEENGCEALIIPHNSNLSGGVMFAETEEDGTPFSRDYVKRRAEMEPLVELSQHKGDSECRIGVGTRDEFCDFELLPYGNFGGKFADFQNVAPSEGSFVRNALKKGLALEKSLGTNPFQMGVISSTDTHLGTPGAVREDQHPGHGGAGAPSSVTMPRGLPDDIDFNPGGLAVVWAEENSRDSIFDALQRRETYSTTGPRMKVRFFAGWNYADDLCARNDFVEKGYAGGVPMGGILPPMASSAPRFAIQALRDSGGLETPLQRVQIIKGWLDDAGNVHEKVYDVVGRAAGEATVDSQTCTTAGPGADELCQVWTDPDFRPGQSAFWYARVLENPTCRWQSYICNAAGVDCNDPGTIGEGMAPCCDTSFPRTLQERAVTSAIWFLSDPVL from the coding sequence ATGATCTATCGCCGATCGATCTGGGTCCTGATCGCTCTCTTGCTGAGCGCCCCTCCTGCCCGAGCGGAGACCGTTGCGGTCCTCGCCCCGCCCTTGGCCCTCCCGGCCGGGCTCAATCCCGAGGGCCGAGTGGCCTGCGCGGATCGCACCCCTCTTCGCAAGGCGCTTTTTGGAGATCTCCATGTGCACTCCACGCTCTCGCTGGATGCAGCGACTCAGGGCACGCGTAATCGGCCGCGCGACGCCTATCGCTTCGCGCGCGGCGAGAGGCTCGGTATCCAGCCTTATGATGGAGACGTGGCGATGCGCGAGGTCCAACTGGAAAGACCGCTTGATTTTGCAGCAGTCACCGACCACGCGGAACTCTTCGGCGAGTTGCATATATGCCGCACGCCCGAAGCCGAGGGCTATGATGCAACCGCCTGCAAGATTTACAGGCGCTGGCCACGACTCGCTTTCTTCCTGATCAACGGATCCATGACCGACGGGAGCAGCTTCGCTTTTTGCGGCGAGAATGCTGCGATCTGCCTGAAAGCGGCGAAGGGCCCTTGGGAAGAGACCATCACGGCAGCCGAGGAGGCCTACGATCGCAGCTCCGCGTGCAATTTCACCAGTCTGGTTGCCTACGAGTGGACCGCTGCCCCCGAAACCAACAACCTGCATCGCAATATTATCTTTCGGAATGGAAAGGTTCCCGAACTACCGATCAGCTCTCGTGACGCGCGGAAAGTATGCGACCTCTGGGCGGCCCTCGATGAGCAATGCAATATCGAGGAGAACGGCTGCGAAGCACTGATCATTCCCCACAACTCAAACCTGAGCGGCGGCGTCATGTTTGCGGAAACCGAGGAGGATGGAACTCCGTTTTCGAGAGATTACGTCAAACGTCGCGCCGAAATGGAACCGCTGGTCGAACTGAGCCAGCATAAGGGCGATTCCGAGTGCCGCATCGGCGTGGGAACGCGCGACGAATTTTGCGACTTCGAACTCCTGCCCTACGGCAATTTTGGCGGCAAGTTTGCCGACTTCCAAAACGTTGCTCCGAGCGAGGGGAGCTTTGTGCGCAATGCTCTGAAGAAAGGACTCGCGCTGGAGAAATCCCTCGGAACAAACCCTTTCCAAATGGGCGTGATCAGCAGCACCGACACCCACCTGGGTACGCCGGGTGCGGTGCGGGAAGATCAGCACCCTGGACATGGGGGGGCCGGTGCCCCTTCTTCTGTAACGATGCCGCGCGGTCTGCCCGACGATATCGATTTCAATCCGGGTGGACTTGCCGTCGTATGGGCCGAGGAAAATTCGCGCGATTCTATTTTTGATGCGCTCCAGCGCCGGGAAACATACTCAACGACCGGCCCCCGGATGAAGGTCCGATTTTTTGCCGGCTGGAACTACGCCGATGATCTCTGTGCGCGAAACGATTTTGTCGAGAAGGGCTACGCCGGAGGCGTACCCATGGGCGGGATATTACCGCCCATGGCAAGCTCGGCGCCGCGCTTTGCCATCCAGGCCTTGCGGGACAGCGGAGGATTGGAAACGCCGCTGCAACGAGTCCAGATCATCAAGGGATGGTTGGACGACGCCGGGAATGTTCATGAAAAAGTCTACGACGTCGTCGGACGCGCCGCCGGCGAGGCCACGGTGGACTCGCAAACCTGCACCACCGCAGGTCCCGGTGCCGACGAACTCTGTCAGGTTTGGACCGATCCCGACTTTCGCCCCGGGCAATCCGCTTTCTGGTACGCCCGCGTTCTGGAGAATCCGACCTGTCGTTGGCAAAGCTATATCTGCAATGCCGCCGGTGTGGACTGCAACGATCCCGGGACGATCGGCGAGGGAATGGCCCCCTGTTGCGACACCTCCTTTCCCCGAACGCTTCAGGAGCGTGCGGTCACTTCAGCCATCTGGTTTCTCTCCGACCCCGTTCTTTAG
- a CDS encoding glucose 1-dehydrogenase encodes MGSYPEGHRAFDLSGKTAVITGGSRGLGREMTLAFAAHGANVVIASRKLDACKALAKEVQEKTGREALPVAAHVGNWQECDQLATTALHHFGKIDILVNNAGMSPLYASLPEVSEALWDKVIAVNIKGPFRLSSLFGSAMVESGGGTIINISSIAAIAPTASEVPYGIAKAGLNNMTASLSRTFAPSVRVNCLMPGPFLTDISAAWPEEAHEHFRKTIPLQRAGNPDEIVGAALYLASDLSSYTTGAVIKIDGGSTHAPA; translated from the coding sequence ATGGGTAGCTATCCCGAGGGACATCGCGCATTCGATCTGAGCGGGAAAACCGCTGTCATCACCGGCGGAAGCCGTGGGCTCGGCCGTGAAATGACATTGGCCTTCGCGGCACACGGCGCAAACGTGGTCATCGCAAGCCGAAAATTGGACGCCTGCAAAGCTCTGGCGAAGGAAGTGCAGGAGAAAACCGGCCGCGAGGCCCTGCCGGTCGCAGCCCATGTGGGGAACTGGCAGGAATGTGACCAGCTCGCGACCACCGCACTGCATCATTTCGGCAAGATCGATATCCTGGTTAATAACGCCGGGATGTCGCCTCTCTACGCCTCCCTGCCGGAAGTCAGCGAGGCGCTTTGGGACAAGGTGATCGCGGTCAATATCAAGGGGCCTTTTCGGCTCTCCTCGCTTTTCGGAAGCGCCATGGTCGAAAGTGGCGGCGGCACGATCATCAACATCTCCAGCATTGCCGCGATCGCACCGACAGCCAGCGAAGTTCCCTACGGCATCGCAAAGGCCGGACTGAACAATATGACCGCGAGCCTCTCGCGAACCTTTGCTCCCAGCGTTCGGGTCAACTGCCTGATGCCGGGGCCGTTCCTCACCGATATCAGTGCGGCATGGCCCGAAGAGGCCCATGAGCACTTTCGCAAGACAATCCCCCTGCAACGAGCGGGCAACCCTGACGAAATCGTCGGTGCCGCGCTCTATCTGGCCAGCGACCTTTCGAGCTATACGACCGGAGCCGTCATCAAGATCGACGGCGGCAGCACCCATGCCCCCGCATAG
- the gluQRS gene encoding tRNA glutamyl-Q(34) synthetase GluQRS: MGNYVGRFAPSPTGALHLGSLAASLVAWLAARQVGGRLVLRLEDLDQPRVVTGAAAEQMADLRWLGLDWDEGPDTGGPSAPHVQSEASQFYDAALAHLEAKGLLYYCDCSRREIADQISAPHPGEGDTVYPGSCRAFGMRRRDFRRPPAIRLAVPSGTMAIVDRWQGQIEQEVSREVGDFVLRRGDGVTTYQLAVVVDDLRMGVTEVVRGADLLSSAPRQALLARLLDSAAPTFAHLPMVLDGEGGRLAKRSRRFQLGARKLAGDDPLRIVEQMASLLGLVNGDRSHPLSSLDDLLERADLSRLSEHAEVRLPASFGSWE; the protein is encoded by the coding sequence ATGGGAAATTATGTCGGCCGCTTTGCTCCGTCCCCCACCGGAGCGCTGCATTTGGGCAGTCTCGCCGCGTCGTTGGTCGCGTGGTTGGCCGCCCGACAGGTGGGCGGCCGATTGGTGCTTCGTCTCGAAGACCTCGATCAGCCGCGCGTGGTGACCGGAGCCGCGGCCGAGCAAATGGCAGATCTTCGCTGGTTGGGTCTGGATTGGGATGAAGGCCCCGATACGGGTGGGCCGTCCGCGCCTCATGTGCAATCCGAGGCGAGCCAATTCTACGATGCTGCTCTCGCCCACCTCGAGGCAAAGGGGCTTCTCTACTACTGCGACTGTTCCCGACGGGAAATTGCGGACCAGATCAGCGCACCTCATCCGGGCGAGGGCGATACGGTCTACCCGGGCAGCTGCCGTGCCTTTGGAATGCGCCGCCGGGACTTTCGCCGTCCTCCGGCGATTCGTCTGGCGGTACCCTCGGGTACGATGGCCATCGTCGACCGGTGGCAGGGGCAAATTGAGCAAGAGGTGTCTCGAGAGGTCGGTGATTTCGTCCTGCGGCGCGGCGATGGCGTGACCACCTATCAGCTTGCCGTAGTCGTGGATGATTTGCGGATGGGAGTGACCGAGGTGGTTCGGGGCGCGGATCTTCTTTCCTCGGCACCGCGGCAGGCCCTGCTGGCTCGACTGCTCGACTCCGCTGCGCCGACTTTCGCACATCTGCCGATGGTCCTGGACGGGGAGGGTGGTCGTTTGGCGAAACGCTCTCGTCGATTTCAACTAGGTGCGAGGAAGCTTGCTGGTGACGATCCCTTGAGGATTGTCGAACAAATGGCCTCCCTTTTGGGTCTGGTGAATGGGGACCGGAGCCATCCTCTCTCCTCGCTGGATGATTTGCTGGAGCGGGCCGACCTGTCCCGCCTGAGTGAACATGCGGAGGTCAGGCTTCCGGCGTCTTTCGGCTCCTGGGAATGA
- a CDS encoding acyltransferase, which translates to MTSSNQNPTNHPRLPQIDMVKGWAIIGVTLIHSWVLADSRWMTFLFYHSVPVFLVLFGLNSEGWFERHEGKHRLQRWYGRGFRRILIPAWASCLAWWAIVIILRPPEEMVRLKLTLPFWHLIGWFKQIGTSWFITLILQLFAIFPLFFAFRRKFGWTALLVTASAITLPITMFPLDVKGVLGDAGWLIFAPRFAIHVAFGMWLAARVDRIGPRSVVLAVLVLLPLYAIEDRLILPAWWRVADRFLEMPLSVVLLAGMAALSRIASIEKPLSWLGQHSWGLYLGQMLTHNAFLYRFGGGCNLYGCSEGIFERWNLWIYSGVLLAGSIAFVWFGNWLVEQNEQLRRKGWALPSLAD; encoded by the coding sequence TTGACTTCTTCCAACCAAAACCCCACGAACCATCCGCGCCTCCCCCAGATCGATATGGTGAAGGGCTGGGCGATTATCGGCGTGACACTGATCCACTCGTGGGTGCTCGCCGACTCCCGATGGATGACCTTTCTCTTCTATCATTCCGTCCCGGTTTTCCTTGTTCTTTTCGGTCTGAATTCGGAAGGCTGGTTCGAACGGCACGAAGGAAAGCACCGTCTCCAACGATGGTACGGGCGCGGTTTCCGACGCATTCTCATTCCCGCATGGGCGAGTTGCCTGGCTTGGTGGGCGATCGTGATCATCCTGCGCCCGCCCGAAGAGATGGTCCGGCTGAAACTGACGCTGCCCTTCTGGCACCTGATCGGGTGGTTCAAACAAATTGGCACCAGCTGGTTCATTACGCTGATCTTGCAGCTTTTTGCCATATTCCCGCTCTTCTTCGCCTTTCGCCGCAAATTTGGCTGGACGGCGCTTCTCGTTACTGCGTCAGCGATCACTCTGCCGATCACCATGTTCCCCCTCGACGTCAAGGGCGTTCTGGGCGATGCGGGGTGGCTGATCTTCGCGCCTCGGTTCGCGATTCATGTCGCCTTCGGCATGTGGCTCGCGGCCCGCGTCGATCGAATAGGTCCTCGCTCCGTTGTTCTCGCCGTGCTCGTCCTCCTGCCGCTATACGCGATCGAAGATCGGCTGATTCTTCCTGCATGGTGGCGCGTTGCCGACAGATTTCTGGAAATGCCGCTCTCGGTCGTCCTGCTCGCCGGAATGGCCGCGCTCTCGCGAATCGCCTCGATCGAAAAACCTCTATCGTGGCTCGGACAACACTCGTGGGGGCTCTACCTCGGCCAAATGCTCACCCACAACGCGTTTCTCTACCGCTTCGGGGGTGGCTGTAATCTCTATGGGTGCAGTGAGGGAATTTTCGAACGCTGGAACCTCTGGATCTATTCAGGCGTTCTTCTCGCAGGATCGATCGCCTTTGTCTGGTTCGGGAACTGGCTTGTCGAGCAGAACGAGCAACTCCGGCGCAAGGGTTGGGCACTGCCCTCGCTGGCCGATTAG